A stretch of the Flavobacterium aquiphilum genome encodes the following:
- a CDS encoding S46 family peptidase: MKKIVLFLVMCLSAFPVKADEGMWFLMFIERLNHRDMEKMGLQLTAEEIYSINHHSLKDAVVQFNGGCTAEIVSKDGLVLTNHHCGYSAIAELSSAEQNYLRDGFWAKERSAEMKPKSLYVRFFVRMDDVSKRILSKVNDKMTETERNKIIQQEIALIEKENSEGGKYTVSVRPFFQGNEYYYFVYQDYTDVRLVGTPPESVGKFGGDTDNWEWPRQTGDFSMFRVYADKDGNPAAYSKDNVPLQPKHYLPVSIKGVKENDFAMILGYPGRTNRWMPAGGIEQNVKYAYPAWVEGAKTGMDQMKKYMDKDATVRLQYASKYASTANYWKNRQGMIDALTKAGTAKTKAAQEAKFNAWANKPENKEKYGNVIATINKYYVETNLKSRHDNYLTQLLRTSAYGVAPATIGNALIGYYKETDNNKAQMLPKITALIGNVYGDFYAPAEKDILAAQLNLYASKGAEYGLAPEIAKMKAANNGDFTNDVNNAISKSIFANKEAITAFMENPKPEVIATDPLFVISNDLIAKFRAKSPEQLKADDDFAIAYRELVEGLRTSKLNAIQYPDANSTLRLTYGKVRALPADKRNDAKINNYTDMQSMVKKYKAGDQEFDLPARLLELNKAKDFGQYADKAGYMPINFLTDNDITGGNSGSPVLNGKGELIGIAFDGNIEAMAGDVIFDSKLQRTINVDIRYVLWIIDKYAGAKNIIDEMTIVK, encoded by the coding sequence ATGAAAAAAATTGTGTTATTCTTGGTCATGTGCCTTTCAGCTTTTCCGGTAAAAGCCGATGAGGGGATGTGGTTTTTAATGTTTATTGAAAGATTGAACCATAGAGATATGGAAAAAATGGGTCTGCAATTGACCGCCGAAGAAATTTACAGCATCAATCACCATAGTTTGAAAGATGCAGTAGTGCAATTCAACGGAGGCTGTACGGCAGAAATCGTTTCGAAAGACGGTTTGGTTCTGACCAACCACCACTGTGGATACAGTGCCATTGCTGAACTTTCTTCGGCTGAGCAAAATTATTTGAGAGATGGTTTTTGGGCAAAAGAAAGAAGTGCGGAGATGAAACCAAAATCATTATACGTTCGTTTCTTCGTTCGTATGGACGATGTTTCGAAAAGAATTTTATCGAAAGTAAATGATAAAATGACCGAAACCGAAAGAAACAAAATCATTCAACAAGAAATTGCGTTAATAGAAAAAGAAAATAGTGAAGGAGGAAAATATACCGTTTCTGTTCGTCCATTTTTTCAAGGAAATGAATATTACTATTTTGTTTATCAGGATTATACCGATGTTCGTTTAGTGGGGACACCTCCGGAAAGCGTTGGTAAATTTGGAGGAGATACAGATAACTGGGAATGGCCACGTCAAACGGGTGATTTCTCAATGTTTAGAGTATATGCTGATAAAGATGGAAATCCAGCGGCATACTCAAAAGATAATGTGCCATTGCAACCAAAACATTATTTGCCTGTAAGTATCAAAGGGGTAAAAGAAAATGATTTTGCTATGATCTTGGGCTATCCGGGAAGAACAAACCGTTGGATGCCTGCTGGAGGAATCGAACAAAACGTGAAATATGCTTATCCTGCTTGGGTTGAAGGTGCCAAAACCGGAATGGACCAAATGAAAAAGTATATGGACAAAGATGCAACAGTTCGTTTGCAATATGCTTCAAAATATGCTTCTACGGCTAATTATTGGAAAAACCGTCAGGGTATGATTGACGCTTTAACCAAAGCAGGAACTGCAAAAACTAAAGCGGCTCAGGAAGCGAAATTCAATGCTTGGGCTAATAAACCTGAGAACAAAGAAAAATACGGAAACGTAATTGCTACAATCAATAAGTATTATGTCGAGACCAATTTAAAATCGCGTCACGATAATTATTTGACACAATTATTACGTACTTCTGCTTATGGTGTTGCGCCGGCAACTATTGGAAATGCTTTAATTGGCTATTACAAGGAAACTGATAATAACAAAGCACAAATGCTTCCTAAGATTACTGCTTTGATCGGAAATGTTTATGGCGATTTTTATGCTCCTGCGGAAAAAGATATTCTTGCAGCGCAATTGAATTTGTATGCATCGAAAGGAGCTGAATACGGTTTGGCACCTGAAATTGCTAAAATGAAAGCAGCTAACAACGGTGACTTTACCAATGATGTAAACAATGCAATTTCGAAAAGTATTTTTGCAAATAAAGAAGCTATAACTGCTTTTATGGAAAATCCAAAACCAGAAGTTATTGCCACAGATCCTTTATTTGTTATCTCAAATGATTTGATTGCGAAATTCAGAGCAAAATCACCAGAACAATTGAAAGCGGATGATGATTTTGCGATTGCTTACCGCGAATTGGTTGAAGGTTTAAGAACTTCTAAATTGAACGCGATTCAATATCCGGATGCCAACTCAACATTAAGACTGACTTATGGAAAAGTTCGCGCTTTGCCAGCAGACAAACGTAATGATGCTAAAATCAATAATTATACAGACATGCAAAGTATGGTGAAAAAGTACAAAGCAGGTGATCAGGAGTTTGATTTGCCAGCTCGTTTGTTGGAATTAAACAAAGCAAAAGATTTTGGGCAGTATGCAGACAAGGCGGGTTATATGCCAATAAATTTCTTGACTGATAACGATATTACAGGAGGAAATTCAGGTTCTCCAGTTTTAAATGGAAAAGGAGAATTAATCGGAATTGCTTTTGATGGAAACATCGAAGCGATGGCAGGCGATGTTATTTTTGATTCGAAATTGCAAAGAACGATCAACGTTGATATTCGTTATGTACTTTGGATTATTGATAAATACGCTGGAGCTAAAAACATTATTGATGAAATGACAATCGTGAAATAA